In one Streptomyces sp. NBC_00597 genomic region, the following are encoded:
- a CDS encoding pyrimidine reductase family protein, translating into MRRLFPVTDQTSAPADRGDREWSLDELADAYAYPGLGADGHWLRANMVSTLDGAAQHDGRSQPISGETDMRIFGTLRALADVVLVGAETVRQEGYRPARAREAFAARRAAAGQGPAPAIAVVTASLDLDFSLPLFTSPLVPTLVVTGAAAPADRVAAAAAAGAEVVLAGEGAGADPVRVVRELADRGLRRQLTEGGPRLLGQFVAADALDELCLTISPMLVAGGAQRISGGPSVAVPHRLAPASVLEEAGFLFTSYRRI; encoded by the coding sequence ATGCGACGCCTGTTCCCTGTGACCGATCAGACATCAGCCCCGGCGGACCGCGGTGACCGTGAGTGGTCGCTGGACGAGCTGGCGGACGCGTACGCGTACCCCGGGCTCGGCGCGGACGGACACTGGCTGCGGGCCAACATGGTTTCCACCCTGGACGGCGCGGCCCAGCACGACGGGCGCTCGCAGCCGATCTCCGGCGAGACGGACATGCGGATCTTCGGCACCCTGAGGGCGCTGGCCGATGTGGTGCTGGTCGGCGCGGAAACGGTTCGCCAGGAGGGGTACCGCCCGGCCCGGGCCCGCGAGGCCTTCGCGGCCCGGCGGGCGGCCGCCGGGCAGGGTCCCGCGCCCGCCATCGCGGTGGTCACCGCCAGTCTGGACCTGGACTTCTCCCTTCCCCTGTTCACCTCCCCCCTGGTGCCGACCCTCGTGGTGACGGGGGCGGCCGCACCCGCCGACCGGGTGGCGGCGGCGGCCGCCGCCGGGGCCGAGGTCGTGCTGGCCGGCGAGGGGGCGGGCGCGGATCCGGTCCGGGTGGTTCGCGAGCTCGCGGACCGGGGGCTGCGCCGTCAGCTCACCGAGGGCGGGCCCCGGCTGCTGGGGCAGTTCGTGGCCGCCGACGCGCTGGACGAGCTGTGCCTGACCATCTCGCCGATGCTGGTGGCGGGAGGGGCCCAGCGGATCTCCGGAGGGCCCTCGGTGGCCGTGCCGCACAGGCTGGCGCCCGCCTCGGTACTGGAAGAGGCCGGGTTCCTTTTCACGAGCTACCGTCGGATCTGA
- the murC gene encoding UDP-N-acetylmuramate--L-alanine ligase, whose amino-acid sequence MTPPGLPNAMERPHFIGIGGAGMSGIAKILAQRGAQVAGSDAKDSETAGALRAHGATVHIGHAAGHLADDATCVVVSSAIRADNPELARAAELGIPVVHRSDALAGLMDGLRPIAVAGTHGKTTTTSMLAVSLSALGLDPSYAIGGDLDAPGSNAHHGEGDIFVAEADESDRSFHKYTPQVAIILNAELDHHANYASMEEIYESFETFVGKIVPGGTLVVAHGQAGAAEIAGRVRANEGLNVVTYGEEEGADVRITKITPRGLTSEVTVVINGRMLTFTVSVPGRHYAHNAVAALAAGVALGIPAHNLASALGKYTGVKRRLQLKGEAAGVQVIDSYAHHPTEMTADLEAIRGAAGDARILVVFQPHLFSRTQELGKEMGQALSLADSAVVLDIYPAREDPIPGITSEIIIAAARGAGADVTAEHDKAAVADVIAGMAKPGDLVLTMGAGDVTDLGPAILARLTD is encoded by the coding sequence ATGACGCCGCCCGGCCTGCCGAACGCCATGGAACGCCCGCACTTCATCGGCATCGGCGGCGCCGGCATGTCCGGCATCGCGAAGATCCTCGCCCAGCGCGGCGCGCAGGTCGCCGGCAGTGACGCCAAGGACTCCGAGACCGCCGGGGCGCTGCGCGCCCACGGCGCCACGGTCCACATCGGGCACGCGGCCGGCCACCTCGCCGACGACGCCACCTGCGTGGTCGTCTCCAGCGCCATCCGCGCCGACAACCCGGAGCTGGCCCGCGCCGCAGAGCTCGGCATCCCCGTCGTGCACCGCTCCGACGCCCTGGCCGGCCTGATGGACGGCCTGCGCCCGATCGCGGTCGCCGGTACGCACGGCAAGACCACCACCACCTCGATGCTGGCGGTGTCCCTTTCGGCCCTGGGCCTGGACCCCTCGTACGCCATCGGCGGCGACCTGGACGCCCCCGGCTCCAACGCCCACCACGGCGAGGGCGACATCTTCGTGGCGGAGGCGGACGAGAGCGACCGCAGCTTCCACAAGTACACCCCGCAGGTCGCGATCATCCTCAACGCGGAGCTCGACCACCACGCGAACTACGCGTCGATGGAGGAGATCTACGAGTCCTTCGAGACCTTCGTCGGCAAGATCGTGCCCGGCGGCACCCTGGTCGTCGCCCACGGCCAGGCGGGCGCCGCCGAGATCGCCGGGCGGGTCCGCGCCAACGAGGGCCTGAACGTCGTCACGTACGGCGAGGAGGAAGGCGCCGACGTCCGCATCACGAAGATCACGCCGCGTGGCCTGACCAGCGAGGTCACCGTGGTCATCAACGGCCGGATGCTCACCTTCACCGTCTCCGTGCCCGGCCGCCACTACGCGCACAACGCCGTCGCGGCCCTCGCCGCCGGTGTCGCCCTCGGCATCCCGGCGCACAACCTGGCCTCCGCCCTCGGCAAGTACACCGGCGTCAAGCGCCGCCTCCAGCTCAAGGGCGAGGCCGCGGGCGTGCAGGTCATCGACTCGTACGCGCACCACCCGACCGAGATGACCGCCGACCTGGAGGCCATCCGCGGAGCCGCCGGGGACGCCCGGATCCTGGTCGTGTTCCAGCCGCACCTGTTCTCCCGTACCCAGGAGCTCGGCAAGGAGATGGGCCAGGCCCTCTCCCTGGCCGACTCGGCGGTGGTCCTGGACATCTACCCGGCCCGCGAGGACCCGATCCCCGGAATCACCAGCGAGATCATCATCGCGGCCGCCCGCGGCGCGGGGGCCGATGTCACCGCCGAGCACGACAAGGCCGCCGTCGCCGATGTGATCGCGGGAATGGCCAAGCCCGGTGATCTCGTTCTCACCATGGGCGCGGGTGACGTCACGGACCTCGGTCCGGCGATCCTCGCCCGGTTGACGGACTGA
- a CDS encoding helix-turn-helix transcriptional regulator yields MSAVAELTRESVPVRLPAAPDRLSLLRQAGDGRMPYPALVRLLGAATTAGAGNATAAPAATTAAGALRSAGAPPDAPRLTARQTAVLTLMAEGHGNAVIARTLSCSEHTIKNVIYELMSRLQARNRAHAVACAVRHSLI; encoded by the coding sequence GTGAGCGCCGTCGCCGAACTCACGCGCGAGAGCGTGCCCGTACGGCTCCCCGCGGCGCCGGACCGGCTGAGCCTGCTGCGCCAGGCCGGGGACGGCAGGATGCCGTACCCGGCCCTGGTCCGGCTGCTCGGCGCGGCCACCACCGCCGGTGCGGGCAACGCCACCGCCGCCCCGGCCGCCACCACGGCCGCTGGGGCCCTCCGGTCCGCGGGGGCCCCACCGGACGCCCCGCGGCTCACGGCCCGCCAGACCGCGGTGCTGACGCTGATGGCGGAGGGTCACGGCAACGCGGTGATCGCCCGCACCCTGTCCTGCTCGGAGCACACGATCAAGAACGTGATCTACGAGCTGATGTCCCGCCTGCAGGCCCGCAACCGCGCCCACGCCGTGGCCTGCGCGGTCCGGCACAGCCTCATCTGA
- a CDS encoding polysaccharide deacetylase family protein encodes MTLSVRNVAVATALSAALCTALAGCGGGDTSASGSGSQARMGTPGASAAPSSSAAPAPPGAAGSAPAAAPPPGKAAPTLAPGPNGLTPVFERAKQQTDKTVALTFDADMTSDQGPRAAGGEHFDNPQLIATLRRLKVPSTVFMTGRWAEEYPDQAKSIGTDPNFEIANHSYSHHAFKSPCYGLPTLDAAAARADVDRAFAAFRTAGAVNTVPYFRFPGGCYDDQALRAVSTAKVTAVQWDVVSGDAFAKDPDAVAEQVLTGVKPGSVVVMHCTRSAAPVTEEAVQKIVPELRKRGYRFVKVSELIGK; translated from the coding sequence GTGACCCTTTCTGTGCGCAATGTGGCGGTCGCGACCGCCCTCAGTGCCGCTCTCTGCACCGCCCTCGCAGGATGCGGAGGCGGCGACACCTCCGCATCCGGTTCCGGCAGCCAAGCCCGAATGGGCACCCCCGGGGCCTCCGCAGCGCCCTCGTCCTCCGCCGCCCCCGCCCCGCCGGGCGCAGCCGGCTCCGCCCCTGCCGCCGCCCCGCCGCCCGGCAAGGCCGCCCCGACCCTGGCGCCCGGGCCGAACGGCCTGACCCCGGTCTTCGAGCGGGCGAAGCAGCAGACCGACAAGACCGTCGCGCTGACCTTCGACGCTGACATGACCTCCGACCAGGGGCCGCGCGCCGCGGGCGGGGAGCACTTCGACAACCCCCAGCTGATCGCGACCCTGCGGCGGCTCAAGGTGCCCTCGACGGTCTTCATGACCGGCCGCTGGGCCGAGGAGTACCCGGACCAGGCCAAGTCCATCGGCACCGACCCGAACTTCGAGATCGCGAACCACTCGTACAGCCACCACGCCTTCAAGTCCCCCTGCTACGGGCTCCCCACGCTCGACGCCGCCGCCGCCCGGGCCGATGTGGACCGGGCCTTCGCCGCCTTCCGCACGGCCGGCGCGGTCAACACGGTCCCGTACTTCCGCTTCCCCGGCGGCTGCTACGACGACCAGGCCCTAAGGGCGGTGTCCACCGCCAAGGTCACGGCCGTCCAGTGGGACGTGGTCAGCGGGGACGCCTTCGCCAAGGACCCGGACGCGGTGGCCGAGCAGGTCCTCACCGGCGTGAAGCCCGGCTCGGTGGTGGTCATGCACTGCACGCGCAGCGCCGCGCCGGTCACCGAGGAAGCCGTCCAGAAGATCGTCCCGGAGCTGCGCAAGCGCGGCTACCGCTTCGTGAAGGTCTCCGAGCTCATCGGAAAGTAG
- the msrB gene encoding peptide-methionine (R)-S-oxide reductase MsrB: MSYEVEKTDEQWQAELTPSEYQVLRLAGTEPAFRGEYTDSKTAGVYSCRGCGAQLFRSTEKFESHCGWPSFYDPKDSDAVELKADVSHGMVRTEVLCAKCGSHLGHVFEGEGYPTPTDQRYCINSISLRLAPDEG, encoded by the coding sequence ATGTCGTACGAGGTCGAGAAGACGGACGAGCAGTGGCAGGCCGAGCTGACGCCGTCCGAGTACCAGGTGCTGCGCCTGGCCGGCACCGAGCCGGCGTTCCGCGGTGAGTACACCGACAGCAAGACGGCCGGCGTCTACTCCTGCCGCGGCTGCGGCGCCCAGCTCTTCCGCTCCACGGAGAAGTTCGAGTCGCACTGCGGCTGGCCGTCCTTCTACGACCCGAAGGACTCCGACGCCGTCGAACTGAAGGCGGACGTGTCGCACGGGATGGTCCGCACCGAGGTGCTGTGCGCGAAGTGCGGCTCCCACCTGGGCCACGTCTTCGAGGGCGAGGGCTACCCCACGCCCACCGACCAGCGCTACTGCATCAACTCCATCTCGCTGCGGCTGGCCCCCGACGAGGGCTGA
- a CDS encoding ABC transporter has product MTGLMRYQSALLLRSQRWIAPLLLYAAFLAAGVRPGDPLLDSLGFTAAGLVPITAWLVRVCVTNEPDAARDCAAAAAGPVRVHAAALLTALGGALLAAAVGTAAVLLIADSGRAEHVERQDAALAGVLAVLACALTGAAVGALCSRPLLRPTGVAVLAGGLGSLLAWGLAGSPARSAVTALVEGSRAHTVTLPLASFAGALVLACGAGAVACLVSARRG; this is encoded by the coding sequence GTGACCGGCCTGATGCGGTACCAGAGCGCACTGCTGCTGCGCTCCCAGCGGTGGATCGCCCCGCTGCTCCTGTACGCGGCCTTCCTGGCCGCCGGGGTCCGGCCGGGCGACCCGCTGCTGGACTCGCTCGGCTTCACGGCCGCCGGACTGGTGCCGATCACGGCCTGGCTGGTCCGGGTCTGCGTCACCAACGAACCCGACGCCGCCCGCGACTGCGCGGCCGCCGCGGCCGGCCCCGTACGGGTGCACGCGGCGGCCCTGCTCACCGCGCTGGGCGGGGCGCTGCTGGCCGCTGCCGTGGGTACGGCGGCGGTGCTGCTGATCGCCGACTCCGGCAGGGCGGAACACGTGGAACGGCAGGACGCGGCCCTGGCCGGGGTGTTGGCGGTCCTCGCCTGCGCGCTGACCGGCGCGGCCGTGGGGGCCCTGTGCAGCCGGCCGCTGCTGCGCCCGACCGGGGTCGCGGTCCTGGCGGGCGGCCTCGGCTCGCTGCTGGCCTGGGGCCTCGCCGGCTCCCCGGCGCGCAGCGCGGTGACCGCGCTGGTGGAGGGTTCCCGGGCACACACCGTGACGCTGCCGCTGGCGTCCTTCGCGGGGGCGTTGGTGCTGGCCTGCGGGGCGGGCGCGGTGGCCTGCCTCGTCAGCGCGCGCCGGGGCTGA
- a CDS encoding PPK2 family polyphosphate kinase, with amino-acid sequence MAEKTKKKDGAKNGKKKDGGKKDREKTGREGRGDQGTRGVALRPLLRAPAGERLDLDAFDPAATPGGPAGKAAGLAAGALLADPLASLQERLYAASTAGDRRRVLLVLQGMDTSGKGGTVKHVIGHFNPSGCRVRAFKAPTPEEHEHPFLWRIRKALPAPGEIGIFDRSHYEDVLIARVRELVSRSQLNRRYAQINRFEQSLAEDGVTLVKVFLHISPEEQLKRLLERLDNPNKHWKFSPGDIDDRAVWPEYRHAYELALERCSSDAAPWYVVPADRKWYRNWAVSKLLLEHLEEIGPSCPEAGYDVEACRARLLES; translated from the coding sequence GTGGCCGAGAAGACCAAGAAGAAGGACGGCGCGAAGAACGGCAAGAAGAAGGACGGCGGGAAGAAGGACCGGGAGAAGACCGGGCGGGAGGGCCGGGGCGACCAGGGCACCCGGGGCGTCGCGCTGCGCCCGCTGCTCCGCGCCCCCGCCGGTGAGCGTCTCGACCTCGACGCCTTCGATCCCGCCGCGACCCCCGGCGGACCGGCGGGGAAGGCGGCCGGCCTGGCCGCCGGCGCCCTGCTGGCCGACCCCCTCGCCTCCCTCCAGGAGCGGCTGTACGCGGCGAGCACGGCCGGGGACCGGCGCCGCGTGCTGCTCGTCCTCCAGGGCATGGACACCAGCGGCAAGGGCGGCACGGTCAAGCACGTGATCGGCCACTTCAACCCCTCGGGCTGCCGGGTCAGGGCCTTCAAGGCGCCCACGCCCGAGGAGCACGAGCACCCCTTCCTCTGGCGCATCAGGAAGGCCCTGCCCGCGCCGGGCGAGATCGGCATCTTCGACCGTTCGCACTACGAGGACGTCCTCATCGCGCGGGTCCGCGAGCTGGTGTCGCGCAGTCAGCTGAACCGCCGCTACGCGCAGATCAACCGGTTCGAGCAGTCGCTCGCGGAGGACGGCGTGACCCTCGTGAAGGTCTTCCTCCACATCAGCCCGGAGGAGCAGCTCAAGCGGCTGCTGGAGCGGCTCGACAACCCCAACAAGCACTGGAAGTTCAGCCCGGGCGACATCGACGACCGCGCCGTGTGGCCGGAGTACCGGCACGCGTACGAGCTGGCGCTGGAGCGCTGCTCCAGCGACGCCGCGCCCTGGTACGTGGTCCCCGCGGACCGCAAGTGGTACCGGAACTGGGCGGTCAGCAAGCTGCTGCTGGAGCATCTGGAGGAGATCGGTCCGAGCTGTCCCGAGGCGGGTTACGACGTGGAGGCGTGCCGCGCCCGGCTGCTCGAAAGCTGA
- a CDS encoding ATP-binding cassette domain-containing protein, translating into MRLTGVGRRYGLRRPWVLRGIELDLPAGALVRIEGRNGGGKSTLLRIVAGIDTPSEGRITGRPRRTAYVPERFPAALPLTASAYLTHMGRVHGLRRTQAADRAARWLERFGAAAYAQTPLAELSKGSSQKVAVAQALLAEPGLLVLDEAWTGLDAPARAELDRAVAERTAAGGTVVFVDHDPERLAGAAEAHHRVEGAALVPVRAPAEAAGAGPRVRIEAAGPPGAEPPPGLAAAPAPGGGLLLTVPAARSDAVLRDLLTAPEPWHIRAVEELP; encoded by the coding sequence CTGAGGCTCACCGGCGTGGGCCGCCGCTACGGACTGCGCAGGCCCTGGGTGCTGCGCGGGATCGAACTCGACCTGCCGGCCGGCGCCCTCGTCCGCATCGAAGGCCGCAACGGCGGCGGCAAGTCCACCCTGCTGCGGATCGTCGCCGGGATCGACACCCCGTCCGAGGGGCGCATCACCGGCAGGCCGCGCCGCACGGCGTACGTTCCCGAGCGTTTCCCGGCGGCGCTGCCGCTCACCGCGAGCGCCTACCTGACCCACATGGGCCGGGTGCACGGGCTCCGGCGCACGCAGGCGGCGGACCGGGCGGCCCGGTGGCTGGAGCGCTTCGGCGCCGCCGCGTACGCGCAGACCCCGCTGGCCGAACTCTCCAAGGGCAGCAGCCAGAAGGTGGCCGTCGCGCAGGCGCTGCTCGCCGAGCCCGGGTTGCTCGTCCTCGACGAAGCGTGGACCGGGCTCGACGCGCCCGCCCGCGCCGAGCTGGACCGGGCCGTCGCCGAGCGGACCGCAGCCGGAGGCACCGTGGTCTTCGTCGACCACGACCCGGAGCGGCTCGCCGGCGCGGCCGAGGCGCACCACCGGGTCGAGGGGGCCGCGCTGGTCCCCGTACGGGCACCTGCCGAGGCCGCCGGCGCGGGACCCCGTGTACGGATCGAGGCCGCCGGACCGCCGGGCGCCGAGCCGCCCCCGGGGCTGGCCGCCGCGCCCGCACCCGGCGGGGGCCTGCTGCTGACGGTGCCCGCCGCCCGCTCCGACGCCGTCCTGCGCGACCTGCTCACCGCGCCGGAGCCCTGGCACATCCGAGCCGTGGAGGAACTGCCGTGA
- a CDS encoding OsmC family protein, with amino-acid sequence MATTRTAHTNWEGNLLKGAGVVTLDSSGQGSFDVSWPSRAEAANGKTSPEELIAAAHSSCYSMALSHGLDGAGTPPTRVETKADVTFQPGEGITGIHLTVRAEVPGLDAEGFAAAAEDAKKNCPVSQALTGTTITLSAELV; translated from the coding sequence ATGGCCACCACGCGTACCGCGCACACCAACTGGGAAGGCAACCTGCTCAAGGGCGCCGGCGTCGTCACCCTCGACTCCTCGGGTCAGGGCTCGTTCGACGTCTCCTGGCCCTCGCGCGCCGAGGCCGCGAACGGCAAGACCAGCCCGGAAGAGCTGATCGCCGCCGCGCACTCCAGCTGCTACTCCATGGCCCTCTCGCACGGCCTGGACGGCGCCGGCACCCCGCCCACCCGGGTGGAGACCAAGGCGGACGTGACCTTCCAGCCGGGCGAGGGCATCACCGGGATCCACCTGACCGTCCGCGCCGAGGTCCCGGGCCTGGACGCGGAGGGCTTCGCCGCGGCCGCGGAGGACGCCAAGAAGAACTGCCCGGTCAGCCAGGCCCTGACCGGCACGACGATCACCCTGAGCGCCGAACTCGTCTGA
- the zapE gene encoding cell division protein ZapE — protein sequence MAGPGDAGPQALCAREPRVPAERLVAEMVPPPRFDSVRFDTYDPDPGQPSQAEAVTVLGDFAAGLGGSHASGGGKRRWFARASKNTAPAAPRGVYLDGGYGVGKTHLLASLWHATPAEPQLKAFGTFVELTNLVGALGFQQTVQTLGGHRLLCIDEFELDDPGDTVLVSSLLSRLVEQGVALAATSNTLPGKLGEGRFAAADFLREIQGLSAHFRPLRIDGQDYRHRGLPEAPAPFTDEQVTKAAYATEGASLDDFPGLLEHLARVHPSRYGALTDGISAVCLTDVGPVPDQSTALRLVVLADRLYDREMPVLASGVPFDRLFSEEMLNGGYRKKYFRAISRLTALARDAKPLVSQ from the coding sequence ATAGCCGGCCCGGGCGACGCCGGCCCGCAGGCCCTGTGCGCCCGCGAGCCGCGGGTCCCCGCCGAGCGGCTGGTGGCCGAGATGGTGCCGCCGCCGCGGTTCGACTCGGTGCGCTTCGACACGTACGACCCGGACCCCGGTCAGCCCAGCCAGGCCGAGGCCGTCACCGTGCTCGGCGACTTCGCCGCAGGCCTGGGCGGATCCCACGCCAGCGGCGGAGGAAAGCGCCGCTGGTTCGCGAGGGCCTCGAAGAACACGGCCCCCGCCGCCCCGCGCGGGGTCTACCTCGACGGCGGCTACGGCGTCGGCAAGACGCACCTGCTGGCCTCCCTGTGGCACGCCACCCCGGCCGAGCCCCAGCTCAAGGCCTTCGGCACCTTCGTCGAGCTGACCAACCTGGTCGGCGCGCTCGGCTTCCAGCAGACGGTCCAGACCCTCGGCGGCCACCGCCTCCTGTGCATCGACGAGTTCGAGCTGGACGACCCGGGCGACACCGTGCTCGTGTCCTCGCTGCTCAGCCGCCTGGTCGAACAGGGCGTGGCGCTGGCCGCCACCTCCAACACCCTGCCCGGCAAACTCGGCGAGGGCCGGTTCGCCGCCGCGGACTTCCTGCGCGAGATCCAGGGGCTCTCGGCGCACTTCCGCCCGCTGCGCATCGACGGCCAGGACTACCGCCACCGCGGCCTGCCGGAGGCGCCTGCGCCGTTCACGGACGAGCAGGTCACCAAGGCCGCGTACGCGACCGAGGGCGCGAGCCTGGACGACTTCCCGGGCCTGCTCGAACACCTGGCCCGGGTCCACCCCAGCCGGTACGGCGCCCTCACCGACGGCATCTCGGCGGTCTGCCTGACCGACGTCGGCCCGGTCCCGGACCAGTCGACGGCGCTGCGGCTCGTGGTCCTGGCGGACCGGCTGTACGACCGCGAGATGCCGGTCCTGGCGTCCGGAGTGCCGTTCGACCGGCTGTTCAGTGAAGAAATGCTGAACGGCGGCTACCGCAAGAAGTACTTCCGGGCCATCTCAAGGCTCACCGCACTGGCGCGCGACGCGAAACCCCTGGTGTCCCAGTAG
- a CDS encoding indole-3-glycerol phosphate synthase: protein MFTSVLMIEQPLTSVDVDFVTSLHGDDPVSFLVLMQPRGDQDRLLRAIDDVALGELPEALREADVPEGHAARGPAEQALVHSLEALRKKGAKASGQIIEDHPLDKLKAVVEEANADEVIVLTAPHFVEEFFHRDWASRARHKVGVPVLKLFAHNE from the coding sequence GTGTTCACGAGCGTTTTGATGATCGAGCAGCCGCTGACCAGCGTCGACGTGGACTTCGTCACCAGCCTGCACGGGGACGACCCGGTCTCCTTCCTTGTCCTCATGCAGCCCCGGGGCGACCAGGACCGGCTGCTGCGCGCCATCGACGACGTGGCCCTCGGCGAGCTGCCCGAGGCGCTCCGCGAGGCCGACGTACCCGAAGGGCACGCCGCCCGCGGCCCGGCCGAGCAGGCGCTCGTGCACTCCCTGGAGGCCTTGCGCAAGAAGGGCGCCAAGGCCAGCGGGCAGATCATCGAGGACCATCCGCTCGACAAGCTGAAGGCCGTCGTGGAGGAGGCCAACGCCGACGAGGTGATCGTTTTGACCGCCCCGCACTTCGTCGAGGAGTTCTTCCACCGGGACTGGGCCTCCCGGGCGCGCCACAAGGTCGGGGTTCCGGTGCTGAAGCTCTTCGCCCACAACGAATAG
- a CDS encoding alkaline phosphatase PhoX — MSVTRRNLLTAGTGIVFSGALGALFAGSSRAAVPARHGYGPLLPDPRGLLDLPAGFRYRVLSRAGDPLRSGEGAVPANCDGMAAFDAGSGRVRLVRNHENRTTAALRVPAVRGLTYDPNALGGCTLLDLDPSGNVTGERVALSGTAVNCAGGRTPWNTWLSCEETEDRAGTSGYTKDHGFVFEVDPADPHRSGAVPLTAMGRFAHEAVAVDPYRGTVYETEDAFVEPFGLFYRFLPAQPLGGTGSLRAGGTLQALRVPGVADLSVMDEPGAEFPVEWVPVPDPSAAGTPIRFQDFGPGGITHAQKLEGCYWGDGGVHFVSSYARTVEGAAADHHGQVWFHDPRRSTIRLDVLFGPATDVQLPGDSPDNICLAPDGGLMVCEDGGGAQYVFGVTRDGEVYPVARNADDIGRPGAPEWGEFAGVTFAPDGRTMYVNAYAPGTTFAVTGPWH, encoded by the coding sequence ATGTCCGTCACCCGTCGCAACCTGCTCACCGCCGGCACCGGCATCGTCTTCAGCGGAGCCCTCGGCGCGCTCTTCGCCGGGAGCTCCCGCGCCGCGGTCCCGGCCCGCCACGGGTACGGTCCCCTGCTCCCCGACCCCCGTGGGCTGCTCGACCTCCCCGCCGGGTTCCGCTACCGGGTGCTGTCCCGCGCCGGCGACCCCCTCCGCTCGGGCGAGGGCGCCGTGCCGGCCAACTGCGACGGCATGGCCGCCTTCGACGCGGGCTCCGGCCGCGTCCGTCTCGTCCGCAACCACGAGAACCGCACCACCGCCGCCCTCCGTGTCCCGGCCGTCCGCGGACTCACGTACGACCCGAACGCCCTCGGCGGCTGCACCCTCCTCGACCTCGACCCGAGCGGCAACGTCACCGGCGAGCGCGTGGCCCTCTCCGGTACCGCCGTCAACTGCGCGGGCGGCCGCACCCCGTGGAACACCTGGCTCAGCTGCGAGGAGACCGAGGACCGGGCGGGGACCTCCGGCTACACCAAGGACCACGGCTTCGTCTTCGAGGTCGACCCCGCCGACCCGCACCGCTCCGGCGCCGTCCCGCTGACCGCGATGGGCCGCTTCGCGCACGAGGCCGTCGCCGTGGACCCGTACCGCGGAACCGTCTACGAGACGGAGGACGCGTTCGTCGAGCCCTTCGGTCTCTTCTACCGGTTCCTGCCCGCGCAGCCCCTCGGCGGCACCGGCTCCCTGCGCGCCGGCGGCACCCTCCAGGCCCTGCGCGTCCCCGGCGTGGCGGACCTGTCGGTGATGGACGAGCCGGGCGCCGAGTTCCCGGTCGAGTGGGTCCCCGTACCGGACCCCTCTGCGGCCGGCACCCCGATCCGGTTCCAGGACTTCGGGCCGGGCGGGATCACCCATGCGCAGAAGCTGGAGGGCTGCTACTGGGGCGACGGCGGCGTCCACTTCGTCTCCAGTTACGCCCGCACCGTCGAAGGTGCGGCCGCCGACCACCACGGCCAGGTGTGGTTCCACGATCCGCGACGCTCCACGATCCGTCTCGACGTGCTCTTCGGCCCGGCGACCGACGTCCAGTTGCCCGGAGACTCCCCGGACAACATCTGCCTGGCCCCGGACGGCGGCCTGATGGTGTGCGAGGACGGCGGCGGAGCACAGTACGTCTTCGGCGTCACCCGGGACGGCGAGGTCTACCCGGTGGCCCGCAACGCCGACGACATCGGCCGGCCCGGGGCGCCGGAGTGGGGGGAGTTCGCCGGGGTCACCTTCGCTCCGGACGGGCGGACGATGTACGTCAACGCCTACGCGCCGGGGACCACCTTCGCGGTGACGGGACCCTGGCACTGA
- a CDS encoding LuxR C-terminal-related transcriptional regulator, with protein sequence MGVPVPVDVVAFDPVLEAGTKSTLFACPEVSLTAPGGAPRVVVMTVDQVGRPELDVLRTVRDTPARPDVVLVAGELAPDGALHAIAAGARGLLRRREADVTRLSRAVLAASRGDCTLPPDLLDRLLERSGAGGRAGGGPAGGADPWAAAGLSDRERSVLRLVADGHETNEIAKQLCYSPRTVTSVVHDITQRFRLRNRAHAVAYALRVGLL encoded by the coding sequence GTGGGAGTACCCGTCCCTGTCGACGTCGTCGCGTTCGACCCCGTGCTGGAAGCCGGAACCAAGAGCACCCTGTTCGCCTGCCCCGAAGTGTCCCTGACGGCCCCGGGCGGCGCTCCGCGGGTCGTGGTCATGACCGTGGACCAGGTCGGCCGGCCCGAGCTCGACGTCCTGCGCACCGTCCGCGACACTCCGGCCCGCCCCGATGTGGTGCTGGTGGCGGGCGAGTTGGCGCCCGACGGCGCCCTGCACGCCATAGCGGCCGGCGCCCGCGGGCTGCTGCGCCGCCGCGAGGCGGACGTCACCCGCCTCTCGCGCGCCGTCCTGGCCGCCTCCCGCGGCGACTGCACGCTGCCGCCGGACCTCCTGGACCGGCTGCTGGAGCGCTCCGGCGCCGGCGGCCGGGCGGGCGGCGGCCCCGCCGGGGGCGCGGACCCGTGGGCGGCGGCCGGCCTGAGCGACCGCGAGCGCAGCGTGCTGCGGCTGGTCGCCGACGGCCACGAGACGAACGAGATAGCCAAGCAGCTGTGCTACTCGCCGCGGACCGTGACCAGCGTCGTCCACGACATCACCCAACGGTTCCGGCTGCGCAACCGTGCGCACGCGGTGGCCTACGCCCTCCGGGTCGGCCTGCTGTGA